The Aspergillus oryzae RIB40 DNA, chromosome 5 genome segment GCCATTGAGCACCTCCACCTGTTTGTTGTATTGCTCCTTAAGCTTTTGGAGGGGCTCAACACTGCGAGCTATCACGACGACGTTGTGCGATTGAGGGGAGGTGAGGAGGTACTTTGCGATTGCGAGACCGATACCTACAGTAAATATTTGTTAATAAAGCGGGTATTGATAGTTCTGATGTAGGTTTACTGACCTCTCGAGGCACCGGTGACAATAATTGTTTTGGCAGACATTTTCTGAGGTCGAGTTTATGAGAACAGGCTATAGAAtgagggaggggaggagtTGTTTGGTTAGGATTGACTTCGAAGGGACCGAGGCCGAAGATGTGGAAAGCAACGAGCTCCCATTGGCGGTGATGTAATTTCTGCACGAAATGAGGGGCTGATACCTCAGGCACCGACCACCATGTGGGGTCCTGCATCGATAAGCAACTCTATGGATCAATGTTGCTATCTTCCCTATCTTTCCAATCGTGGAATTCAATTACTATCTCCACCTCgtcgaaagaagagatcaaCCAAGGCCATTCTCAGGAGTCAGATCAAAACTCATAATGTTCAAGGTCCGGACAAGCACAACAGCTCTAACTTGAGTATCGTACAAATGCTCTCATCGAGCGGCCCACGCTTCTTCAATCGCGGACAAAAACTGATCAGCGATGAGAAAGCCTTTCTGCTTCAGCGTGCTAATAAAATCCACTATGCGTCTCCGTTCAGACTTGTATCTCCTCGTCATGCTGACTGTATACAGAGTCGGGGCGTAGAAGATAGCCTCGAGGTATGAATTTTGAAGACCATTTTCTGCATGTTGCAGAGCATTCGTCGCTTGCTCATAACTCATTTGGTGTGTCATTACTGGCAGTTCACAATTTAGAGAAATCCATGCTGAATCGCAAAACATCAGCGAAATATCGACATTGGTGCAGTGATAAAACGCCAACATGACGTTCGTAAGATTCCTGCCATTTTCGCTAGTGTACCAAAGCAGAGAGGCAATGATATCCCGTTGGAATCGGGACGCAATGCAGGTCAATTCTATCCCCTGGTATTCATGTTCAGATAATCCCCTAGGGGATTTGCCGTTTGGGGGATCCAACTGCAGACACAACTCTTTACTTTTGGTTTTCCAATCTGCCGTCCTGCAATCTGTCAGTCTCGCTCTCGTACAGATCCTAAGAAGGATATACTGCTTACAACCACTGTAACCTAGCCCACATCTCAAGGTCCTCGCAGAAATAGTCCAGGAGCTGTTCATCAGACAATGCTGATGTATCCTGCCCATGCGAAGGCAGATGATCCACCCTCGAACCTAAATCGTGCGAACGAAATGATAGCGCAAATTCGAGGTCTTGCTCTAGGCAAAGAGCCCTCAAGGCATTCATTATACGGGCTAGTCTATGCATTGACCTCAAGAGAGGTGTCATTGGTACGGAAGATTTATCATTTCGCCAAACGAAGGCATGCAACTGGCAAACCCACTCACACCATGATCTGCCTGAGATGTCATCCAGGATCTAGGGTTTGTAAGCTAAGGATCGTAAATTTCTATACTATGTGCAGCCGAGTATTCATTACCTGAACGAAACTTAGCAGAAGAGCACAGGCTAAAAGGACATCCGGTTTGCTATCACTGGCCACCTCTTTGATGCCGAGTGCAACCGACTTCTTTAGTTGGTGCCATTGACTAACtaggtttcttttctcgttcttcGAGAATGTCAGCAAGTTCGGGTTACAAGAGGCGTAGAAACCCCCCAACAGCGAGACTGTATCTTGGAGTATCTTGTTCTCCTGGATCATTGACGTCATTGTATTGAGAGAAAACACAGTAAGGAGTGTTGGCGAGAGCCCAAGAGCAAAGAAGAATGCATTGGTATAGTGCCCAGACCTGTCCGTGGATAGTGGCTTGCATGGACGTGGGTCAAGGGAAGGATAACTTTGGACAATGGACAACGTGGATCCCGACGTGAATGGCGAGGCACACTCCACTCCCTTTCGCTTGCAGGTGAGGCATGGCCGATATCCGTCACACTAAGTGGATCAGCGTGAATGTGAGGGTCAGAGGGTATGGATACTTTTGCCTACTTTGATATGATCTCTCCGGCAGCGTTGGCACCGGTGACCGAGACGGCGGCTATCATGGGCACCACAGGGCATTATACCGAAATCGACAACTACGAACCGCCATCCAGTGGTCAGTTTACCTGTTTTCGACGAGTCGTTCGGAAAGACGAGACGAAGACAGATGCGAAGTCGATACAGAATTTATGCCCGAGGTTCCTGTCCTAGGGTTTGTTTCCCCACTTTCGCGACATCGTTTCCCAAAGCGGAATAGTGGCATCCTGGGTCGAGAGCGAAGCCCTATCTCTAcatggagatgatgaatcCATATGCGTTGGTCGTCGTTTAAGATCGCTATAAAATATGAGGGTCGTCCCACCTTCTCGGGGAACTTCTGTTATGTCTCGTTCTTTATAGGTAGTCCCTAATCCTCATAGTTCTGTACGGCCAACCATGACAGCATTTACTATACTTCTCGGCTTGGCCGTCCCATCTTTGACTGCTGCAAATGCCGCTGCAAACTTTAACTTATCAATTGCAACCCTTGAGACCTATGGCTGCGATTCTACTTGCCAGGCGGTTTTTGACTATGCGCAAGCCGAGGACCGGACGCTGTTCGGGACTGACTTTGAATTTGGCTTTTATGCCACGGCATCCAATTTCTCCCGATCCCAGCCCGGTGATCTGTTGAAGTTTGAAGCCATTAACCCAGATGGCCTGGATGTTATCAACGGAATGTCTGCCTACCGCTTCCAATATACGTCTCGAGATCTAGACGGGTCCCCCGTTCCGGCTACCGGATTCATCGGAATACCCTATACATCGTTCCGAAAAGACCAAAAGTACCCAGCCATCGCCTACGCCCACGGTACCATCGGGGTCTTTGCTGGATGCCCACCATCTACTACCCCAACCCTCTACGACTATACCAGCTGGAGTATCCTCATTGAGAAGGGCTACGCCATCATCGCGCCTGACTATGCTGGTCTCGGAAACAACTACACGGAGCATAAATATCTTAGTTTCCCTGCGCATGCCAATGATCTCTATTATGGTATGGTTGCCGCTCGGAAAGCCTTCCCTGGGCTTTTCACAGATGGGTGGATGGGTGTTGGACATTCTCAAGGAGGCGGCTCCGTCTGGAAGCTTTCGGAGAGCAAGTTGCTACAAACTGGGGCCGCCGGAAAGTATCTAGGTACTGTCGCATTGGCGCCTGCCTCCAAGATTTATGACATGACCCTCCTTGGTGTCGAGTCACTTTCTCAAACCTCCAATTATGCGTCGTACGATATCCTCTATGAGACAATCTGGCTACCCTTCGCCATTGAGCGTGTCTTCCCCGGTATGAGCCGCGCGCCGTTTGCCGAAACACTCCAGAATCGAACAAAAATCGCCGACATGGCGCAAGCCTGTAATTACGGTATCATGTCACTGGCTTATGGACTAAAACCTCTGGATCTCTTTACTTCGGCAATCAAGAACAACACGGACTTCCAGGAGTGGCAAGATATGGTCGCTCCCGCCAATGGTGACAAGGCTGGAGAGCCTATGATGATCATCCAGGGTTTGAATGACACTGCCGTTCTGCCCCAGATCACCGTTAGTTCTTTCCAAGACGCCTGCCGTTACGGGAACGAGGCCCACCTCAGGTTGTATCCCGGAATGGATCATTCTGATGTGCTGACTGCGAGCTCCCCTGAGTGGTTGGCTTTTATCGATGGGCGCTTCGCTGGTTGGAAGACTCCAGGAAACTGCAGCACCATTACACACCAACCTTTTGATGTTGCTCACATGGTTACCGAGCCCGAAGCTGCAGAAATTGCAAGCATCTAATGCTTACTAGGGGTACAGAGGCACGCACATATAGGTAGCCGTGTACATATCAGAACTAGACATAGATGGATACATTATCCATACAATAACTGTCTTTCATTAATAATTGCTATACTCAAATGGAATAATCAACATGGTCTCTTTTAAATTACATCCAAAACCCCATCATTAATAAACAATACAGTCTACTTAACTTCCATCTCCCACCTTCAGATCCCAGCATACCCAGAATCAATACATCGCAAACCCCCCAGAAGCAGCAATCGCCTGCCCAGAAACCCACCGACTCTCCTCAGAAGCAAGCCACGCCACCACCTGCGCAACATCATCAATCGTCCCCACCCGATGCTCAACCGGCGTAGCAGACTTCTGcatctccaccaactccttcGGAATATTCTCCAGCAAAGCCGTCTGCACTGGCCCCGGATTAACAGCATTCACCGTATGCCCAGCATCACCCAACTCCGCAGCCCAGCATCGCGTCAAGCCCTCCAAGGCCGCCTTGGACGAGCAATAAATCGACAAATTAGCGAATCCCGCCCGTGCACCAACTGAactgatattgatgatcCGACCGGGTGCACGTAGATGCGGGAGAACAGCCTGCGTCAGAAAGATAGCCCCGCGGACGTTCAGGTCGTAAACGAGGTTGTAGTCTTCCACCGTGAGATCTGAAAGGGGCTTCACTACTTCCACGCCGGCGTTGTTAACCAGGATATCGATGTTGGGGCCGAATGCTTGGATTGAGGCTTCGACGATCGTTTCTCCAGCTGATAGATCGCGGAGATCGGCGCGGACTTTGGCTGCCTTGGAGCCGTTGTTGaagtttttgattttctcgATTAGTTTATCAGCGATGGGTTCGCTGCTCGCTGATGTGTATGTGATCAAGACCTGGTTGAACTGTTAGATAAGGGAGGTGAATAGAAATCAGGGTATACTTACTTTGGCTCCTCGACGGGCTAATTCTTCAGCCAGCCCGGCGCCGATTCCTCTCGTTGCGCCTGTCACAATGGCGACTTTGCCGGCTAGTGTTTGGGGTCTGGGGTCTGCGACCATCTTGGGTCATTGAGTGACGAGTGGATGTATACTTTGTAGCAAGGCTGCGACGTTCATCTAGGGGAGACCATTCGCTATTTATCatctcccttctcttctacatTCCTGACAGTTAACCAATCATAAAGTATATGTACGATGAGTTCCCTGGATTGAAATGACGACCGTCCGACCCGAAGTCATTTTCCCGAAGATATTCGGAATCCTTCACTTGCCGCCTAAGAATCAGGGCATCGATCGAACATCTAGGCTATGACATCATTTTGCCTTAGGTAACACATTCAAAATTATTCATAAAGCATTATACTATAATACTTGCTACGCTTTGCTCCGCTCCCTATCACCCAGCCTCGGATATCTCCTTAGTCCCCGAGAGATAGCATCAACCCCGAAATCCCAATCTCCGCACTTCCCCAATACCCCGCGAGGTAAGATAACACCAATGTAACCCTCCCCGTTGATTACATATCAAGTTCCTATCTACTTTACTCAAACCCAGTAACacatcccaatcccaatcccaacaCAAACCACAAGCCCCACAAACAAACCTAAAAACAAACCCAAAATGCCAACCGTAATCCTCGGCGGCGGAATAATCGGCTCCGCAATCGCCTACTACCTATCCGAGACCCATCCACCAGGGGACATCCATATCATTGAATCCTCAACGGCACTATTCAGCTCTGCGTCTGGGTACGCGGCTGGCTTTCTGGCAAAGGATTGGTTTAGCCCGGATGTTGCTTCTCTGGGTGAGCTTTCGTTTGGGTTACATGAGAGGTTGGCTATTGAATATGGTGGGGTGGAGAGGTGGGGGTATATGAAGGGGATGGCTTTGAGTTACGATGCCACTATTAAGAGGGGGAGTGGTAGTCAAGGTGACGAGTGGATGGATAGAGGGGGTAGTCGAGCGGAAATGGCTTCTAGGTCGACTTTGGGGAGTGAGATGGGGGCTCCGGCTTGGTTGACGGTGAGGTCgggggtggaggtggagaggattAGTGATGTTGATACTGCGCAGGTGTttgtattcttctttggtcAGGTGTTGAGGTGGTAGGCTGATGGGTATCTAGTGATCCGTTGAGACTGTGTCGGTTTCTGATGGATACGGCTGTATCCCGTGGTGTGCAGCTTCATCACCCGGCTAGGGCTACTTCTCTCGTCACAGACAGTGGCACTCTTACTGGAGTCAAGATGGTCGATCTCGTTTCGCAGGAGGAGTCTACACTTCCGTGTACCCATCTCGTTATTTGTGCGGGGGCTTGGACGTCGCGTGTCTTCGaggatctctttccttccgcGCAGGTCTCCATTCCCGTCTCGCAGTTGACGGGATATTCTCTCGTCCTCCGTTCTCTGAGACATACCCTGGAACACGAGCAACAAACATACGGAGGTAGATGTCACGCTATCTTCACCGAAAACCCCTTTTCCTGCGGCTTCAGTCCGGAGATCTTCTCGCGACAGGGCGGCGAGATCTACATTGCTGGTCTGAATGATCCAGATATGCCACTACCAGGTCTAGCAGAGGAGTCTCGGAATTTAATCGATCGTGATGAGTTAAGGAGGTTAAAGGCCGTGTCTACCCAGTTAATGGGTAGACTcgtggatgaggatgctgGAGTCACTGACGTAAACATGGATGATTTGGAGGTTCTTCGTGAGGGATTGTGCTTCCGTCCTGTTACCCATCGGGGAACGCCTGTTGTGTGCAGGGTAGATGATGATTTTCTGGGAGATGGACTGAAGACCGATGGTCACGGTGGTATTTTTGTGGCTTCTGGACATGGTCCTTGGGGGATCTCGTTGTCGTTGGGGACTGGGAGGGTCGTGGCGGATATGGTAGAGGGTGTGCGGCCGAGGGCTGATGTGAGTAAGTTGGGACTTTAAATGTAGCTCTCTTGCTGGGGTGCTCGGTATCGTCTTTCTGGTATGTGGGATATGTTTTTTAGTCTCTTAGATGTATAGATAGAGGTCGAGAGGGATACAAAATTATTCCGAGTCGACTTGTTGAGTACTAAGCCCTAGAATACGGTTGTAACCATTATATATAACGACTAGCATTATGAGTAACACAACCTCGCATAAGGAAAATCGTATAAAGTCCTTCTATCCAGAAGAAATATCGCCCTAGATCTCCCATGACGCTTTAGTTCCTTCATGAACACCTAGATTACCACCAAATACATGGTACTGCGCAACATATACCACGATCGACCATTTTTAGAATCCCAGATATTCGTGATATTTGAAGTTCGAGATCCTATCCTACAGGGCTCAATAACCTGCGCCGACTTCTGACCGCCCAGGTAGCCTAGTGGTATAATTTTAGCTGAAATAATCACCGTATATCTTTAGAGGCCCCGCGTTCGATCCGCGGCGCAGAATattgtttttgattttttatttttggttgACTCTCTACAAAGGATGCCCTATAGAGTTGACCTTCGTTCTTCAAGTGTGCAGCTCACCTAGACGGGAGAAATCAACATAGATTGCCTAATACATGATTCAGCCCAAGATGATAACTGCGCGGCCCAACTATCCACCCATCAACTCAAGGTCCACCACCAGATAGACAACGGCGGCGAAGACGTCCGAAGATAACCAGATCAATGACTCAAGCTCGGAATCTCCGCCCGACAGCTTAAACACAAACACATTCACATCGCAAACCACAAAACACCTCCAACAACACTCACCACAGCTccaaagcaaaacaaaacaaccacaaccaaaatGACAACCCTCGCATTTATCGGCTGCGGTAGGCCCACCACCTACCATGTACATGGGTAGAACCACTAACGAAACCAGGAAACATGGGCTCCGCAATCCTAGACGGCCTGCTAGAGGCCACCCGCTCGGAGCCCCAAAAATCCAAAATCGAATACTTCATAGCGACCACCAAGAGCGCGGCCTCAGCCGAGAAGCTTAGCGAGAAATACCGCTCAGATCCATCACGAGTGTTAGTTGCGTCTGGGTCCAACGTTAAAGTCATGGAGCAGTCAGACATCGTCCTGCTAGCGTGCAAGCCTTTCCTGGCGCAGAGTATTCTGTCCGAGCCGGGCGTAGCGAAAGCGTTAAAAGGAAAATTCGTCATCAGCGTTATGGCGGGCAAGACGCCTGCCGAGATCATGGAGTACATCTATGGGGATTCAGCCCAGGCGATGAATAGGCCGGTGATTGTAACGGCCATGCCGAATGTGGCGGCGCGATTGCGCCAGTCCATGACTATTATCGAGGAGAACCCGGCGCTTTCGAAAGATCGGGCGGAGATTCTGACTTGGATCTTTGAGCAGATTGGGACGGTCAAGTTTGTGGCGCCGGATTTGGTCAATGCTGGGTCGATGGTTTCTGGGGCCGCGATGGCGCTCTTGACTCTTGCTGTTGATGGGATTATGGATGGGGCTGTTATGGAGGGTTTCCGACGGCCGGATGCTATGGAGGTGTCGGCGCAAGTGTTGGAGGGGTTGGCTGGGTTGTTGAGGGAGGGCGTTCACCCGGCGGTTTTGAGGGAGAGTATTTCTTCGCCGAGGGGGTGTACTATTCAAGGACTGTatgctttggagaagaatgggGTTCGGGGGGCGTACGCTGAGGCGTTGGTTAGGGGGGTGAAGCATTTGAGGGGAGAGAACTAGACAGATTATGTCAGGatttgtatgtatggatgtgACTGTGGGGTATTACATGATTGATTTAGATATGAATATAAAGTTTCAAAATACTGAGTAATCCTCGTGTCGGTGTGTATTCCATCCTGGAAAGTTCAGTATACGTGGACGACGaagcaaggagaaaagcGCATGTCACCTCCGCGCGGAAACCCTAACCGAGCAAAGATGCGGATGCCCCTCCGACAGCCATCTGTCCAGAGCTTATTCGGTCAACCACGACTATCACCCCAGATCCACGATGATCCTCGCCCAAAGACCAATCGGTCTTCAAGCCGCCATCGTTTCCCCCGGAGCATAAGCGTAGATAGCAGGCATACCCCTCCCACGAGCGAGGGAATCGTAAGATAAATAGTCCAGCATGAGATCAGACCAGTCCCTATCAGACACAAGTCGATCAAAATGAAGCCGAAGGTATTCTGGCCCAGAAAGCCAGAAACGTTCTATTCCGCGTCCAAACCGCTGGCCGATGCTGCGTCGCCCGCTCACAATGCGGCCCTCCATTCGTCGCCTGCCCAGAAGAGGGCGCCTCTCGCGGACTTACCGACGAAGACACTTCTGCGCTCTTTATTCCTGACGTCAGCGATGGCGTCGCCGCTTTTGAAACCCTCTATAGCGGTGCTGAAATATGTGGTGGATTCAAAGTCGCCCCTGCTTAGTCCCTCTAAGAACCCTATCATGAACTACATACTCCGCGCAACAATCTACAACCACTTCTGCGCGGGTGTTAATGAGACAGAAGTCCGCAAAACAGTCCAGGAGATGAAGACTCTGGGCTTCAAGGGCGTCATCCTCGGATATGCGCGGGAATCCGTCGCAAAGGTCGACGCAGCCGGCTCCCACgtggaggaatggaagaatGCACAAGCCATCGAAGACCGTGCAGTGGACGAATGGAAAGAGGGCAACTTACGGACACTCAGAATGGTCGGAAAAGGAGATTACATGAATATCAAGTATGACCGAACCAAAATAAAATGTGATACGCAACGTATGCTAACACGATTAGATTCACCGGCGCCGGCCCTGCAGCCGTTGAAGCACTCGCTCGCGGTGACCCCGTCCCACCACCACGCATCAAGCAAGCTATTACAGAAATCTGTGAAGCAACTGCAGCCCAGGGATCCCGGTTCTGGATCGACGCCGAGCAACAGATCTTCCAACCAGCCATTGACGCCTGGACGATCGATCTCATGAGACAATTCAACCGCGACGGTAGGGTAGTCGTGCTCAACACCATCCAGGCGTATTTGAAATCGTCCGCCGAAAACGTCCATCGCCATCTAGCTCTCGCCGGAAAGGAAGGCTGGGCCCTGGGAATCAAGCTAGTCCGGGGCGCGTACATTGAACACGATATTCGGGAGAGGATTCATGACACCAAAGCTGACACAGATCGGAACTACAACCACATCGTGGAGAGTCTGCTCTCGCGGCAATCCCCGTTCCAGGACTTACAAGACACAAAGTTCCCGGATGCTAGGCTTTTCGTCGCAACACATAATGCGGAGAGCGTCCGGAGGGCATACTCGATTTCGAGACACCGGATTCTCAACGGCTTACCCACGATACCCCTGGAGATGGGCCAGTTGCAGGGTATGGCAGATGAGGTGAGCTGTGGGCTATTGGCCGAATATCGACCGGAGTCCGACGTGCCACTGAGCGGAAAAAGCCCCGTGGAGGCATCTGTGTTCCCTAAGGTCTTCAAGTGTCTGGCGTGGGGGACCACTGAGGAgtgtcttcatttcttgTTGCGTAGGGCGGTTGAGAATCAAGGGGCTGTGGTGAGAACGCAGGACACGGCAGCGGCGATGAGAAAGGAAGCATGGCGTCGGATAGGATTAAGATGGTGAATGCCTTCTACGTCTTCTTTGACGTGCCTTTGACTATTTCAATTACATGGATTATGTTGTAATGATCGACATGCCGATACTGATTAGCCTGGAAAATCAAACCCAATAACATTGCATTGACTTACAGCGAATCATTATACAAGATAGAGATAAGTTAGCCACCAGATCCCTGATCACTATGCATGCGACCTGGTTATTAGTAGATCCTGAACGGCGATCTATAATTTTGAACACCATGATATCATAGAAACGATACCATTCATACCACTACCGATATAGAGTTGTATATAAGATTGTAATTAGAAGTGTGGGATATACTTAAAGTCGGAAACCCTGTGTGTGAGTATGTAGTATTCCATTTTGACTAGGTGGTCGATTTAGTCTACCTTTaacggcggactaaatcgaCCACCCGGTCAAAATGATTTCTTATATTTGGTATCAACAGCGACGCACTAAATACTAACCCCAAGCCTTCTAAGTAAATTGTTTAATTTACTGACCCTTGGTAGCGCTGAGTGGTGACTAGGATGATCTCGAGTCATTCCGCTAGGAAATGTTCACAGAAATCAGGGgcttgtttgctttggttgaagaaaaggatgtCCCGCCAGTTCGCCTGCAGTTTCTCGCACATTTGGATGCCAGAGAAGCATCCCCTTGGCGAGATCCAGAAACgcttccctctcctctccctcgaGGAAGGAAACTGTGTCGCCTAGTTTCCGGTCGGGGATCAGGTCTTCGTAGAGAAAGCGACCTAAGATGTTTCGTGAGTCTGAGAATAATTTATTCAAGATAGGAAAACTCAGAGATACCATTGTTGTCAAAGAATGGCCCACAGAAGTACTCCTCCGCAGTCTCGCATACTATGTCGTCTTCTCGTCTGACAGGTTCCGGCCACGAGTACTCTCGCATGTATTGATATCTTCGTATGATCTCTGGAGGGGGTGGACCGAGTAAGGCTATCATCTCGGCGATGTGTAGTTTAGCATCGTAGCGACCTTGTtgatcatggatatgctGAAATAGCTCTTTGCCTTCGATCATATCCCACAACTGGTCTGCTATTAGTGAATGCAACTCTAAAGGACAACGGGACGCACGAGAACACCAAGGTTCCAAATATCCGCAGGCATTTGCCATCCAATACCCAGTATCACCTCTGGCTCCCGATAGTGGTCTGGCTGAATAGGCCAGACGCCCCagtcgtcgtcttcctcgtgTCTGGTTGCCAAGCCAAAGTCGACAAGCTGTGGTATACTTCTCAGGCTTTTGAGTGGCCCGAAGTCACTACGGGATTGATACACTGGTCGTCCCGTCGAATCAATCTTGAAAGCCATTGGTTTTTCCAGCTGAGACTCCAAGAAATCAGCAAGCACGGTTGGATCCTCGAATGAGACCATGATGTTTTCAAGCTTTAAATCTAGCCGCCGCCTGGGCTCAGTATCacgaggagaagagaggtcgaagatgaaCTTACCCGTATGAACTGTCCTGCATTGTTTGTGAAGATAGTCAAGCCCCGTAAGAAGAGCACGAATGTATGTTTTAATGAGGGGCAGTGGCATTCTTCTATCACCAAAGCGTCGCTGATACATCGACAATGGCTCCCTCATAGGTGGATACACAAGACACGAATGAGAACCTTCTGGGCCATTAACTTCAAAAGAGTCTAGCAATGTTCGGATAAGTGAGTGACCGCGATGTGATGGGTCTACCGTGGAAATATGCTCTTCAGCCTCGCGCTCATGACCTGCGGAACTCGCATTGTTATTAGCGATTTTCAGTGCCACAACGCTCTCCGGCTCTTCGATATGCCTGTATGTTTGTtagagagagacagagaaagcTTCAAATTAAAGATTAATTATTGAAGGTTACCCTTGCAGATCACGTGCCAGCCATACTGTTGAAGACACGCCCCAGCCAACCTTCACCAGGGCTTGGTAACGATTGACGAGTACCTCTCCAGGCTTCGCCGGATAGAA includes the following:
- a CDS encoding uncharacterized protein (predicted protein); protein product: MTAFTILLGLAVPSLTAANAAANFNLSIATLETYGCDSTCQAVFDYAQAEDRTLFGTDFEFGFYATASNFSRSQPGDLLKFEAINPDGLDVINGMSAYRFQYTSRDLDGSPVPATGFIGIPYTSFRKDQKYPAIAYAHGTIGVFAGCPPSTTPTLYDYTSWSILIEKGYAIIAPDYAGLGNNYTEHKYLSFPAHANDLYYGMVAARKAFPGLFTDGWMGVGHSQGGGSVWKLSESKLLQTGAAGKYLGTVALAPASKIYDMTLLGVESLSQTSNYASYDILYETIWLPFAIERVFPGMSRAPFAETLQNRTKIADMAQACNYGIMSLAYGLKPLDLFTSAIKNNTDFQEWQDMVAPANGDKAGEPMMIIQGLNDTAVLPQITVSSFQDACRYGNEAHLRLYPGMDHSDVLTASSPEWLAFIDGRFAGWKTPGNCSTITHQPFDVAHMVTEPEAAEIASI
- a CDS encoding SDR family NAD(P)-dependent oxidoreductase (dehydrogenases with different specificities (related to short-chain alcohol dehydrogenases)), yielding MVADPRPQTLAGKVAIVTGATRGIGAGLAEELARRGAKVLITYTSASSEPIADKLIEKIKNFNNGSKAAKVRADLRDLSAGETIVEASIQAFGPNIDILVNNAGVEVVKPLSDLTVEDYNLVYDLNVRGAIFLTQAVLPHLRAPGRIINISSVGARAGFANLSIYCSSKAALEGLTRCWAAELGDAGHTVNAVNPGPVQTALLENIPKELVEMQKSATPVEHRVGTIDDVAQVVAWLASEESRWVSGQAIAASGGFAMY
- a CDS encoding NAD(P)/FAD-dependent oxidoreductase (possible oxidoreductase), translated to MPTVILGGGIIGSAIAYYLSETHPPGDIHIIESSTALFSSASGYAAGFLAKDWFSPDVASLGELSFGLHERLAIEYGGVERWGYMKGMALSYDATIKRGSGSQGDEWMDRGGSRAEMASRSTLGSEMGAPAWLTVRSGVEVERISDVDTAQVDPLRLCRFLMDTAVSRGVQLHHPARATSLVTDSGTLTGVKMVDLVSQEESTLPCTHLVICAGAWTSRVFEDLFPSAQVSIPVSQLTGYSLVLRSLRHTLEHEQQTYGGRCHAIFTENPFSCGFSPEIFSRQGGEIYIAGLNDPDMPLPGLAEESRNLIDRDELRRLKAVSTQLMGRLVDEDAGVTDVNMDDLEVLREGLCFRPVTHRGTPVVCRVDDDFLGDGLKTDGHGGIFVASGHGPWGISLSLGTGRVVADMVEGVRPRADVKSQIFVIFEVRDPILQGSITCADF
- a CDS encoding pyrroline-5-carboxylate reductase (pyrroline-5-carboxylate reductase), with the translated sequence MTTLAFIGCGNMGSAILDGLLEATRSEPQKSKIEYFIATTKSAASAEKLSEKYRSDPSRVLVASGSNVKVMEQSDIVLLACKPFLAQSILSEPGVAKALKGKFVISVMAGKTPAEIMEYIYGDSAQAMNRPVIVTAMPNVAARLRQSMTIIEENPALSKDRAEILTWIFEQIGTVKFVAPDLVNAGSMVSGAAMALLTLAVDGIMDGAVMEGFRRPDAMEVSAQVLEGLAGLLREGVHPAVLRESISSPRGCTIQGLYALEKNGVRGAYAEALVRGVKHLRGEN
- a CDS encoding putative proline oxidase Put1 (predicted protein), translating into MKPKVFWPRKPETFYSASKPLADAASPAHNAALHSSPAQKRAPLADLPTKTLLRSLFLTSAMASPLLKPSIAVLKYVVDSKSPLLSPSKNPIMNYILRATIYNHFCAGVNETEVRKTVQEMKTLGFKGVILGYARESVAKVDAAGSHVEEWKNAQAIEDRAVDEWKEGNLRTLRMVGKGDYMNIKYDRTKIKCDTQRMLTRLDSPAPALQPLKHSLAVTPSHHHASSKLLQKSVKQLQPRDPGSGSTPSNRSSNQPLTPGRSIS
- a CDS encoding uncharacterized protein (predicted protein), which translates into the protein MREYSWPEPVRREDDIVCETAEEYFCGPFFDNNDSRNILGRFLYEDLIPDRKLGDTVSFLEGEEREAFLDLAKGMLLWHPNVRETAGELAGHPFLQPKQTSP
- a CDS encoding uncharacterized protein (predicted protein) yields the protein MREPLSMYQRRFGDRRMPLPLIKTYIRALLTGLDYLHKQCRTVHTGKFIFDLSSPRDTEPRRRLDLKLENIMVSFEDPTVLADFLESQLEKPMAFKIDSTGRPVYQSRSDFGPLKSLRSIPQLVDFGLATRHEEDDDWGVWPIQPDHYREPEVILGIGWQMPADIWNLGVLVRPVVL